DNA sequence from the Halogranum gelatinilyticum genome:
CTGCGGTGCTTGCAGGGTCGGGGGACGACCGAGACGGCCTCGCCCTTTCTGAGTCCGCCAGGATGTCGGCTGGGTTACTGAGCGTCGAGCCCGGTTGAACAGGTTCTATGTTACGGCACGCCCCGCTCGCCGCTGCCGCCCTCCGCGTCGCTCGCCACCGACCATTCCGGGCGTGCGGGCGCTCTCCGCACCGCGAGCGCCCGTTCCGGGCTAAAATGAATCTGGTCTCGACGCCAGCGGGTATCCCCGTCGGTTGCGCCCCTTGCGGGCTTTCGCGTTCCAGCGCTTTGTGCCGCCTGCGCTGTCGCGCGCCACACGGCGGCGCGCGTTCTCGACGACAGTCGCCCTGGACACGGTCCCGCGCATCGGGCCGGACACGAGCGAGCATATCAGTCTCTGACCTGCCCTCAACAACGTCGGTAAGTTTTTAGCGCCTGCAATGGGTGCAGGCGCGGCTTGAACACGCCTGCATAGGAGCTAGGTGATTTCTGATGGAACAACACCACCAGCGACAGGCGTATCGTCACTCAGAGGAGGATCGACAAGATGGCGGTTGACCTTGGCCGGGTTGAGCAGGCGGAAGACGAACTGGAGCAGTGGTTGGTCGACCAAGCCGAAGCGGGTGTTCCCGAGATCGTTCTCGTCGGACTCCTTCATGACTACGCCGACGACATCGAACAGCTCGGGTACGTCCCACGGATGTGGGGACGCAACGACCGATGATACACCCCGACTTTCGTGCTGTGTTTTTTGCGCCCGTAACGGGCGGGGGCGCGACGTGATCGGGCCTTCACCAGAGAGGAATCACACATGAGACGAACGAATACCTTCGATATCGTTCCCCGGTCCGAGACGACAGAAGAGATTCTCGTACGGGTGCTAGACGCCTCGGCAAGCCTCTGGAACACACTCACCTACGACCGCCGACAGCAGTTCTTCGAAGGAGAGAGTGTCTGGGAGTGCGATGGCTACTACGACGAGTATGTCGACGTACTCGGCGGTGCGACGACCCAGCAGATTGCCCGCGTGAACGATACCGCGTGGCGGTCCTTCTTCGAGCTTCTCGACGAGCCAGAATACGATCCGAGTCCCCCCGGCTACTGGGGAAATCGAGACGATGGCCGAGAGCTGCGAACCTACATTCGAAACGACGCATACACGCTCCAGTGGAACGAGCGCTCACGACTGGAGATACCCATCGGAATGGACCTCAAAGACGAGTACGGGTTCGGGATGTACGAGCGGCTTCGGCTACCGGTTCGGGGCGATCCAAAGTGGTGTGGAGACGCTGGCCGCCTCGAAATCTCGTACGACTCGGTCGAAGAGACGTACCGTGTGCATCAATCCGTAACCATCGACGACGTCGAAGAGAGCAGATCAGATGGCTCCGAGTCCGCTGCACTCGATCTCGGTGCGAATGTGCTCGTCGCCTGTACGACAACGACCGGGGAGCAGTATCTCTACAGTGGACAAACCCCGTTCGATCGGTTCCGAGAGACGACTAACGCTATCGCCAACGCCCAAGCGAAACTCCCCGACGGACAACACTCCAGTCAGCGAATCAAGCGTCTCTATCGCAAGCGCTCTCGACGGCGCGATCATGCGGTGAACGCGCTCCTCCGTGACGTAGTTGAACGGTTAGACGAAGCTGGTGTTACAACGCTCTACCACGGCGATCTCACCGGAGTGCTCGGTGAGTACTGGTCGGTGGAGGCGAATCTCAAAGCACGGACCTTCTGGGCGCATCGGCAGTGTATTGATAGACTCGGATCAGTCTGTGAAGAGTATGGAATCGACGTAGAAGCAATCTCGGAGGCGTGGACGTCCCAGACCTGTCCAGAATGTGGCGAACGGGACCGAACACGCCGGCATCGAGAGACGCTCACCTGTCCGTGTGGTTTCGACGGCCACGCCGACCTCGTTGCTTCGAGAACATTACTCGAACGAGCAACGAACACAACAGTCAGGCCGACGGCACGGCCCGTGCGGTTCCAGTGGGACGATCACCAGTGGTTTCCCGTTGAGGGTGCCGCAGTGTCGCCCAACGAATAGCGCACAGACCCGCGAGGTGCCGCCGTAGCGTCCTTGACGCTAGCGAGCGGACGCTTCCATTGTGTGGAGTGGATGTCGACCCGCTGGACGCTTGCATTACTCGGACGTACTCCAAGTACAGCTCTATCTCCAGAATAAGGCTACTGACTAGAGAAGGCTGTATCACGCGGACACAATGGACTTATGACAGTACGAGATGGACAAGAGAGCATGTCTCTGTTGCCCTCCACTGACGACGTGACTGCCGAGCAAGAGGGCGACATACGAGTTCTCGGTGTGGATGAAGATGAGACAGCAAACGTGTTTGAGGCCCTTTCGTCGGAAACGGCGCGGCGTATCCTGACTGCAATTTACGACGATCCGGCACCTCCATCTGAACTTGCTACCCGACTCGATCTGTCCCTGCAGAACGTCTCCTACCACCTCGACAATCTCGAAGAGGCAGGCGTGGTCCGTGTGGCTGATACCCGGTACTCAGAGAAGGGCAAAGAGATGAACGTGTATGCACCCGCAGACGACCCCGTCGTCGTCTTCGTCGGCACCACGGAACGTAAAACGGGACTCCTCGACCTACTGAAGCGGCTCGTCGGCGCGACGGGGCTTCTGTTCCTCGTCTCTGCTTTCCTGTTTGTCTTTCAGGCATTTGGACAGCCAGGTGGTGCAGGTGATACGCCGACGATTCTGGAACTCCTCTCCTTCCCGGGACTGGAGTTCCTCCTCGGGGGACTGTTCGTCCTTGGACTGGTCGTCCTGTGGTGGGCCCGGAACAGGTAGATGGTCGACATCCTCATCTGTCAAAATTAATTTTGGCCCAAACATCGTACTAAGGGCCCTGGTGGTCAACTGACGTGTATGTCACGTACCTCAACGCAATCGATCGTAACAAGAACCTCGATTATCGGCGGCTTGGTTGGTGGACTGGTCCACGCAGGTGTGGCTGTTTTGCTCTGGAATCGTTGGTTCGATAATCTGTGGGAACTGCTCATGACCAAACCACTCAATGGAGCGTATATCCTCCTTGGAATGTTTCTCCTTGGATTCGTTCCAGTCCTGTTTTACGTTGGTGAGAAGGTCATCTCACCTGCCATCATCGTCGCTGCATTCCTGCTCCTTTCAGGATTCGGCTCGTGGCTAGCGGGCCCTGTTCGTCCACCATCTGCTGTGCCGACACCATTTGCTCTGTATATCCTCCTCTGGGTGGGCGTCGTCGCTCTTGCGGGTGTCACAGGGAGGCTGGAATATCGCCGTAAGCAACGAGCCGCAAGCGCGTGATACTGGCCACTTCGGGAACGACACGCCGTCCTGTCCGATAGGGCTCCCCAGCGCAGGAAATGAAATCTCTACGTAGCGGCTGTTTTACGAGCGATAGCATCTGACCGACAGGATTTCAACAAAGCCAGCCGAATCGGTAGGTACTGCTGACCGACATCCCAATTGAGTTTCAGTAGCACATCGGACTAAACTGAAATATGTCTCTTCTACCATACTCTGACACAGACGTTGACGCTCGCCAGAAAGGAGAGATTCAGGTCCTTGGGATGGACGATGAGGAAACGAACGAGGTCTTGAGCGCGATCTCGTCCACGACTGCCCGTAAAATCCTCACTGAGGTGTACACCGAACCAGCGACACCCTCAGAGATCGCAGATCGGACTGGCGGTTCGGTGCAGAACGTCTCGTATCATCTCACGAAGCTCGAAGACGCAGGAGCGATCGAAGTCGCTGATACTAGATATTCGGAGAAGGGTCAAGAGATGCGGATCTATGGACCTTCAGACGAGCCGATTGTCCTGTTTGTCGGAACCGAGGAACGTCAAGCTGGACTCCTGTCACGGCTGAAGCAACTCGTCTCCGCTGTTGGAGTTGTGATTGCGACAAGCTTCGCCATCGGCATCGTCGTTGATGATTCAATGCTATTCGGAATCCAGATGAACGCATCGGCTGGACAAGTAACCGGCTTCCCGCTGGCGATTGGTTTCCTTATCGGCGGCCTGTTCAGTCTTCTTCTGGTGGGTCTATGGATCGGGTGGAACTGGTACTCGAACAGAGAGAACGCTCAAAATTCGATATGAGCGTACTCAATCGTTATTTCGTTCCCAGCCCTCGTCACGTAACATGCCCTCCACTGCCAACAGATTGCTTTTTGGATCCCGACCTAACCATTCGAAAGCCGGGGTCGGAATTTCGATCGGCCTCTTCGTCTTGTTCTTCGTCAGTTCCAGCGTGCTGAACCTCCAACCATACCTCACACAGATTCCGTTTGAGATTCTCATTGGAGGTGTCTCGCTCGTCATCTGTTCGGGGATTGCGTGGTTCGCATACCAGAACGATGGGCTCGTAATCGCGTGGCTCATCGCATTCAGTATCCCCTTCGCAGTATATCTCGAAGGATTTCTTGAATCGGGAACGAGCGACCGTGTTGCCGATGCTGTGCTATCGGCGGGCGTGATCGGTCTAGTCTATGCCGTAATAGTCGGAACTCTGGGATTTGCTGGCGGCGTTGCTGTTCGGCGAATTGTAAAACCCAGCGGGTGAAATCGGCCTGTGTGCAGATCTCACTCTCTGTATCTATCAATAGTCGATTTTGGATTGCTAAGAATGAATTATTTCACTCGCTGGCACCAATCGCGTAGATCCGTCCATCAGCGATTCCGACGTAGCACATTCCGTGTGCCAGTGTGACTTCAGTATCCATGATGTAGCCCGCCATCCCGATGTCGGGGACTGTGATCTCGAGGTTCCACGCTTGGCTGTCACTCGTCTCGTAGGCAACGACGGAGTCGTTCCGCGGCACGACCACGCCACCGTCACCGGCGGCAGGGGGTTGGTTGTCCCCACTCTCGGCCGACCGCCAGCGAATCGCCCCGTCCGAGATATCGATTGCAACGAGCCCTCCGTGATACGTATTCACGTACGCAGTATCTCCTGTGACCGCTGGTGAGGGTATCGCGTTCCCGTAGTCCTCGTCGACGACGGTTGTCCGCCACAGTACGGTTCCATCAGCGGTATCGGCGGCGACGAGTTCCTCGGCAATGCCCGGGACGTACAGACGGCCCTCGGCGACCGTCGGTGTGCCCTGAATATCCGGACAACACTCGTCAGGTGTGGCGATCTGTTTGCTCCACTGTCTCTCACTGGTCGTCGCATCAAGTGCTGCAATACGTCCGTCAGTTAATCCGACGTAGACGCCGTCGTGGTCCGCACAGATCGCTGTGTAGCACTCCCCGTCGATAGGTGTGCGCCACTGTTGGGTGCCATCCAGCGTGTAGGCGTACACCGCGTTGTCCTCGTCTCGCGTCGCCAAGTAACAGGTTCTGTCCACGACTGCTGGCGAGCCAGTCACGTCCGGAATCGTCTCCGTCCACTGGATCGACCCGTCGTCGCGGGCGAGGGCAGTCAAGGCCGCCTGCTCGTAGTCCGGACCACGCGTGACGGCCAGGAGTGTGTCGTCCGCGAGTGCGAGTCCGACTGCACGGCCCGTTTCAAGTTGCACATCTAGTTGCTGCTCGCCGGATTCAGCATCGAACCCTGCAAGGTAGACGACCGAATGCTCAGCGTCATCCGGTGACTCGACATAGGCGAGGTAGACACGCTCCGGGCCGACGACCGGGGCCGTTGCGCCATGTGGGTCGTTCCCCGGCCGCCGAAGCCAAGCGACGTCGACGTCGCCGTGTGGGACTGTGGAGGCCGCGTAGCCGGTTCGGCCGCCATCGTGTCCCTCCATCAGCCAACGACCAGACGTCGTGTAGCTCGCGATGTACGCGTCGTTCGTGAACGGCTTCGGCACCGACTCCCCACCTGAGAGGCCGGGGACGTTCGGGGCGGTACACCCGGCCAGAGCCAGCACACTTCCGCCAGCCACAGTCTGTCGGAGGAGGTGCCGACGCGTCAGCGAGACCATATGAACAGTGGACAACACTGTGTCAAACGTCTTCTGGAGGGACAAACAGCTGCTAGCGTTTGGTGCGGTCACCTCGAAAGCCCCCGGACGCTCGCCGGCCGTGACTCGCTGTGCGCCTCGTTCCTGCGGTGCTTGCGTCGTCGGGGCACGTCGGGCGTCCGGCCCCTTTCAGTCCCGCCCGGAGTCTGTTGCTAGGCTCGTGATCCCCATCGGTTGACTGGTGTGGTACTATACGGCACGCACCGCTCGCCGCATTCCGCCCTCCGCGTCGCTCGCGACCGACCATTCCGGGCTGCGCCGAGCAAGCTCGGCGTTCCGGGCTAAAGTGAATCTGGTCTCGACGCCAGCATTAAGCGCGTTTTCGGTTGCGCCCCTCGCGGGCTTTCGCGTTCCAGCGCTTTGGGCCGTTCCGCGCGGCGAGTCATACCACGACTCGCCGTGCTCACGACCGTCGCCCTGGACACGGACTCGCAGTCCGGGCCGGACACGAGAAACGGCTTAAAGCTGGACGCTCGCTCCGGGCGGGTCGGCGCGCGGTGCTGGTTGGGTGACCTTCCTTTGGCGCGCTCTCGCTCGCGCCCCAGGGGGCGCTCACGAAGGCGCGAGCGAGAGCGCGTAGAAGGTTCTGTCGGGCGTTGTCGTCGGAAAACCGCGATGTTGGTGCATCGCGGTGTCGGGCGCGTGTGCGCCTTCGGATCAGTGAGATCCAATGTCAAGTAAGAACGCAACGAGTAATGTAGTTTCGGTCGATGAACAGGCGTTCGAGAAACAAAGCGAAGCAGCGGTCGACGAGGACGGCTTCGAGGTCGTCGATGAGACGCCGGAATTCAGAGCGACGGTGCAGATGGAAGTGCAAGCGAAGGTGGATGCGAACCACCCGGACGGAATCGTCGACACGAGCGAGGAGCGCATCTACGGGGCAACCCTCGAACAGGAAGAGCGCATTCGGGGCCGCGAGGAAGAGCTGGAGCGCATCAGTGCACGAGCGACGTTCGGAACGCAAGCGGGACGAGAAGAGCGGTCGCGAGACGTGGCGGCGAAACGAAATGAGGAGCGACGGACGGCGTTCCAGAAGCGAGCGGCGAGCGTGGATGTGTGGGCAGATCCAGATAGAGGCGATCCGCGTGAAGAACTGACGAAGGAGCAGTTGGCGGCGGTGAACACCCAGGCGGTGCGATTGAGCGAGAAGCTCGATGGCTGGTCGCGAGCGGCGATTGGGCGGCGACTCGGTGAGGCCGTGGTCGGTGGGAAGGACATGATGAGCGCGGTCGTCAGTGTGTTCGAGGCGTTGCAGACGGTGCCGGGACAGGTAGTTCCCATCGGGAAGCTCGAGGACGTGAATCGCAAAGAGGTGCGTATTGCGGGGCGTGTCGAGACACTGTGGGTTCCCTCGCATCCGAGTATCGCTCAAGTGGGCCTCATCGCCGACGATAGTGGAAAAACCAGAGTGACGGTCTGGAAAGCGTCGAATGCACCCCTGATGGACGAGGGCGAGCAGGTGCGCATCGATGGTGCGGCGCGGAACTGGTACGAAGGACGTGTCTCCCTGGCCGTCACCGGGTGGTCGAGTCTCACTTTCCCTGAGCGCGGTCGGTGGTGGGAATAGCCGGACGACGTGGCCTTCTTTTTTGCTACGTGCCCGTTCGCCCACTTCCCGCCGCCCCACCCAACCTCCACGTTCCGGGCAACTCGCAGAGCCGCCGGGCTTTCGCTATCGTTCGGTAGCGAGTTCGCTCCGTATCGGCGGTCTTGAATTGTTATCGAGTGGTGACAGGTTTCTGAGGCCGTGCTGAACTCAGGGCGCGAGTCGGTCAGTGACTGTCCCACGTTGAGACGTGTTCCTCCACGAAGTCAAGAACGTTTTCTGGAAGTTCTGAGAACCATTTCGCCTCCAACACCTCCTCGTCACTGATCGAGATGGAACCACCGTCGTACTCTGCATTGAAAATGACCGTCAGCATACAGTACCGCTCACCGGGATTGGGTGCCAGCACGATGGTCTTCCGCCGGGCATAGTTTACGCCCGTAATGGTGCATTCGACTCCAGTCTCTTCACGTACTTCCCGACGTGTGGTTTCTTCCATTGTTTCCCCCGGTTTGTGTCCGCCACCCGGAATCCCCCACTCGTTCGGTGAACCTTCATGTCGAATCAATAGCACCCGATTCGCATCATCAGTTATCCACGCACCAGCGTCGCCAATCCATCCCTCTTCTGCCATCTCCTCCCCTTGTTTGAAGTAATCCGGGTTATTCTCGACAGTCTCTTCGTGAACAGGGAACGGGCCGTACCCTTCCTGTAACCGGTCAATCCGTCGGCAGACCTCTTCCCGAGTTTTCTTCTCGATATTCATGCTTCCGGATACACATTCGACATGGAAGATAGTCTTTGATGACTACACCCTCTAAGTTCAGCACGCACTTTCTGTCAGACTCCGAGGAATTAGACGAGACCGCAGTGTTGTTTTTCTGCCCCTGAGGGGTGAGGGGCGCAAGAGATTCGCGATTCGTCTAGTGTCCCTCGTGAGTACCATGGCAACGAGAGATATCTACGAAACGGCCTTCGACGAAGACGTCCAGTGTGAGTCCAGTTCGAACTACTGTCCCGAATGCAACGGGCACGTCGCGACCAACGCAGTGGAAACGGCCTGTGAAGACTGTGGGCTGGTCATCGCCGACCAGCAGATCGACCACGGCCCCGAGTGGCGCTCGTTCGAAGACGGCGACAACAACCGCGAACGGACGGGTGCTCCTCTCACAGCGGCCCGTCACGACCGGGGCTTATCGACTACGATCGGGCGTAGAACTGATGCGAAGGGACGCACGCTCTCTGGGTCGAAACGATGTCAGCTTGCCCGACTGCGACGTGAGCAGACGCGGGGGCGGTTCCAGTCGAAAGCCGAGCGCAACCTCGCACACGGCTTGGGTGAGATCCGAAGAATCACGAGTGCCCTCGGACTTGCTGACTCGGTTCGAGAGCAAGCGTGTCAGCTCTTTCGCAGTGCCCAACGCGAGGACCTCTTGCTTGGTCGGTCGATTGAAGCAATCGCTGCCGCCAGCGTCTATGGAGTCTGTCGGTGTCACGGACGGCCAGTCGCCCGTGATGACTTCGTCGACGTTGCTCGAGTCGACCACTCGGGTGTCACGAACGCGTACAAAACGCTCAATAAAGAGTTGGGACTCCCGACACAGCCCGTCGCCCCACAATCGCTGATTCCCAAACTCGCTTCGGAACTCGGTGTCGGGAAACGGATTCGTCGTCGAGCGCGAACGCTTGCCGAGCGTGCGCATGAGACGTCCATTACGAACGGCTATCAGCCGTCTGGGGTTGCTGCAGCCTGTCTTTATCTCGCCGGTCGTGAACATGGTCAGTCGCTGACACAGACACAGGTTGCTGAAGCCGCTGGAACGACGCCGACGACACTTCGAGCGCGACGTGCAGAACTTACCGAGCTGATTGACGGGGAGGTCCAAGTCGCATCGCCATAGGGTTCGAGGGAGCTCGGCGTCGACAGACAAGACGAGTGGTTTTGCGACTGTACGCAACCCGAGTGCGGTTCGTCGGGGTCCGTCTCGATATTGAAGTACGATGCCGGACGAAATCGAGACAAGCCGATGACTGACCACTACGCCGACTACGAAGCACTTCGTCCTGTGGGTGAAGCAACCCGGATGCCGGATCGCGAACTCGGTGCTCATTTCGACGCTCAAAATCGAGAAGAGTCTCTCGTAGGTTACCCAGCCGAGGCCCAACAGCGAGAGATCAACTGTGCCTCTTGTGGGACGTCGATTCCACCCGGCCAGCCAAAGTGCCGGTTCTGTCTCACTCACCATCTCGATCCATCGAACGAGCAGCGTCACTCGGATACCGAGCTGTCGCTCCTGCACGTCGTGCACCTGTTCGTCGAGTCGACGACGTACTACGGCGCCATCGCAAAAGGAGCCGCTGCAGCGAGACTGCTTGCGACAAATGGGTCTGACCCCGCCGTCGACGAGTGCCAGCTTATCTACGACTTCGACGAAGAACCGGCTGCACGGTTGACCGACGCGTGGCCAGCGCTCTCTCCTGCGGTTCGAGTTGCTTCGAAGCATGGTGCGGAGGTGCTTGCAGTTGCCCGTCAGCGAACGACCTGGGGAAGCACAGCTCGCTCATTGAATCAACACGCGACGTACCTCTACGACGAGAGTGGGAGCGCCATTCGAGATCAAGCGAAACTCTCGACGCTCCTCGAGAGCGCAGGCGACGACGGCTGGCTCGTTCCAGCGATTGCACTCCAACGCTCTCCCATGGAGACGCGTTCTGAGTCTCAAGAGCACTCGATACCAACGAAGACGTCGCTGCAGTGTGGGGAGTGTGGCCGAGAGACGACACATCGGTTCTCAGCGTTCAAGGAAAGTCCCGACGAGGCGTGGAGTGGACAGCCAATCTGGAAGTGCGATCTGTGTGGAACTCCGTGCTTTGGGCCTGATTCCGGAGCGAGTCAGTAAGCTCACACAGAGAGATGTCGGGAGAATATTGGTTGCTGTCGGTCGCTCTTTGAGAGATTTATCCGCCCCCGAGAGGTGCGAGGCGCTCAGAAATACTCGTCCCAAGATTAAGCAATGACAACAAGAGACACCATCAGTCAGACACCTCTCAAGAGCAGCCACCGTGCCGCCCTCAGCAACACCGGATGTCAGATGAAATGCGTCGCACGGCAGGGTGTGGGTCGATGAAACGGCTAATCGCACATCTATTCGCTACTGACGAGAC
Encoded proteins:
- a CDS encoding transcription initiation factor IIB — encoded protein: MATRDIYETAFDEDVQCESSSNYCPECNGHVATNAVETACEDCGLVIADQQIDHGPEWRSFEDGDNNRERTGAPLTAARHDRGLSTTIGRRTDAKGRTLSGSKRCQLARLRREQTRGRFQSKAERNLAHGLGEIRRITSALGLADSVREQACQLFRSAQREDLLLGRSIEAIAAASVYGVCRCHGRPVARDDFVDVARVDHSGVTNAYKTLNKELGLPTQPVAPQSLIPKLASELGVGKRIRRRARTLAERAHETSITNGYQPSGVAAACLYLAGREHGQSLTQTQVAEAAGTTPTTLRARRAELTELIDGEVQVASP
- a CDS encoding SOSS complex subunit B family protein; the encoded protein is MSSKNATSNVVSVDEQAFEKQSEAAVDEDGFEVVDETPEFRATVQMEVQAKVDANHPDGIVDTSEERIYGATLEQEERIRGREEELERISARATFGTQAGREERSRDVAAKRNEERRTAFQKRAASVDVWADPDRGDPREELTKEQLAAVNTQAVRLSEKLDGWSRAAIGRRLGEAVVGGKDMMSAVVSVFEALQTVPGQVVPIGKLEDVNRKEVRIAGRVETLWVPSHPSIAQVGLIADDSGKTRVTVWKASNAPLMDEGEQVRIDGAARNWYEGRVSLAVTGWSSLTFPERGRWWE
- a CDS encoding ArsR/SmtB family transcription factor; its protein translation is MSLLPSTDDVTAEQEGDIRVLGVDEDETANVFEALSSETARRILTAIYDDPAPPSELATRLDLSLQNVSYHLDNLEEAGVVRVADTRYSEKGKEMNVYAPADDPVVVFVGTTERKTGLLDLLKRLVGATGLLFLVSAFLFVFQAFGQPGGAGDTPTILELLSFPGLEFLLGGLFVLGLVVLWWARNR
- a CDS encoding outer membrane protein assembly factor BamB family protein encodes the protein MVSLTRRHLLRQTVAGGSVLALAGCTAPNVPGLSGGESVPKPFTNDAYIASYTTSGRWLMEGHDGGRTGYAASTVPHGDVDVAWLRRPGNDPHGATAPVVGPERVYLAYVESPDDAEHSVVYLAGFDAESGEQQLDVQLETGRAVGLALADDTLLAVTRGPDYEQAALTALARDDGSIQWTETIPDVTGSPAVVDRTCYLATRDEDNAVYAYTLDGTQQWRTPIDGECYTAICADHDGVYVGLTDGRIAALDATTSERQWSKQIATPDECCPDIQGTPTVAEGRLYVPGIAEELVAADTADGTVLWRTTVVDEDYGNAIPSPAVTGDTAYVNTYHGGLVAIDISDGAIRWRSAESGDNQPPAAGDGGVVVPRNDSVVAYETSDSQAWNLEITVPDIGMAGYIMDTEVTLAHGMCYVGIADGRIYAIGASE
- a CDS encoding ArsR/SmtB family transcription factor, which encodes MSLLPYSDTDVDARQKGEIQVLGMDDEETNEVLSAISSTTARKILTEVYTEPATPSEIADRTGGSVQNVSYHLTKLEDAGAIEVADTRYSEKGQEMRIYGPSDEPIVLFVGTEERQAGLLSRLKQLVSAVGVVIATSFAIGIVVDDSMLFGIQMNASAGQVTGFPLAIGFLIGGLFSLLLVGLWIGWNWYSNRENAQNSI
- a CDS encoding biosurfactant protein 1, producing the protein MTDHYADYEALRPVGEATRMPDRELGAHFDAQNREESLVGYPAEAQQREINCASCGTSIPPGQPKCRFCLTHHLDPSNEQRHSDTELSLLHVVHLFVESTTYYGAIAKGAAAARLLATNGSDPAVDECQLIYDFDEEPAARLTDAWPALSPAVRVASKHGAEVLAVARQRTTWGSTARSLNQHATYLYDESGSAIRDQAKLSTLLESAGDDGWLVPAIALQRSPMETRSESQEHSIPTKTSLQCGECGRETTHRFSAFKESPDEAWSGQPIWKCDLCGTPCFGPDSGASQ
- a CDS encoding NUDIX hydrolase; the protein is MNIEKKTREEVCRRIDRLQEGYGPFPVHEETVENNPDYFKQGEEMAEEGWIGDAGAWITDDANRVLLIRHEGSPNEWGIPGGGHKPGETMEETTRREVREETGVECTITGVNYARRKTIVLAPNPGERYCMLTVIFNAEYDGGSISISDEEVLEAKWFSELPENVLDFVEEHVSTWDSH
- a CDS encoding RNA-guided endonuclease InsQ/TnpB family protein, with protein sequence MRRTNTFDIVPRSETTEEILVRVLDASASLWNTLTYDRRQQFFEGESVWECDGYYDEYVDVLGGATTQQIARVNDTAWRSFFELLDEPEYDPSPPGYWGNRDDGRELRTYIRNDAYTLQWNERSRLEIPIGMDLKDEYGFGMYERLRLPVRGDPKWCGDAGRLEISYDSVEETYRVHQSVTIDDVEESRSDGSESAALDLGANVLVACTTTTGEQYLYSGQTPFDRFRETTNAIANAQAKLPDGQHSSQRIKRLYRKRSRRRDHAVNALLRDVVERLDEAGVTTLYHGDLTGVLGEYWSVEANLKARTFWAHRQCIDRLGSVCEEYGIDVEAISEAWTSQTCPECGERDRTRRHRETLTCPCGFDGHADLVASRTLLERATNTTVRPTARPVRFQWDDHQWFPVEGAAVSPNE